In Trichocoleus desertorum NBK24, the following are encoded in one genomic region:
- a CDS encoding DUF3326 domain-containing protein, with the protein MIQRPYTVLLIVPTGIGAAIGGYAGDALPVARAIAQVADCLITHPNVLNGAQLYWPLPNALYVEGYGLDQFAAGQWGLRSVHQNRVGLVLDQGIEPELRARQLQAADATRATLGLNLTDYVVTDAPLGVELRTAASGATWGTIQNPDSLLRAVEKLITQAQAEAIAVVARFPDDTGSEALQQYRHGQGVDPLAGAEAVISHLVVRTFQIPCAHAPALAPLPIDLEISPRSAAEELGYTFLPCVLAGLSRAPQFVTQPQNRISHSSELWCDRVDAVIIPETACGGSAVFSFSQSQAQIIAVRENQTKMRVPPSQLGIKAIPVNSYLEALGVLVAHRAGISPIALQPHIARIRHLST; encoded by the coding sequence TTGATTCAGCGACCTTACACCGTTCTATTAATTGTTCCAACCGGGATTGGGGCGGCGATCGGTGGCTATGCAGGAGATGCTTTGCCTGTGGCACGAGCGATCGCGCAAGTTGCAGATTGCTTAATCACCCACCCCAATGTCTTAAATGGAGCGCAACTCTACTGGCCCTTACCCAATGCACTCTATGTCGAGGGGTATGGGCTAGATCAGTTTGCAGCAGGCCAATGGGGCTTGCGATCGGTGCATCAAAACCGAGTGGGCTTGGTGCTCGATCAAGGCATAGAACCAGAACTACGAGCGCGACAGCTACAGGCCGCAGATGCAACTCGCGCCACTCTAGGTTTGAACCTGACTGATTATGTCGTGACCGATGCCCCGCTAGGTGTGGAGTTACGCACTGCGGCTTCTGGCGCAACTTGGGGTACGATTCAAAACCCTGATAGTTTGCTACGGGCGGTTGAAAAACTAATTACACAGGCCCAGGCCGAAGCGATCGCCGTAGTTGCTCGATTCCCAGATGATACAGGTAGCGAAGCGTTACAACAGTACCGTCATGGGCAGGGAGTTGATCCCTTAGCAGGCGCAGAAGCGGTGATCAGCCACTTGGTCGTCCGAACCTTCCAAATTCCTTGCGCCCATGCCCCTGCTCTAGCCCCACTTCCTATCGATTTAGAAATCTCGCCGCGCTCTGCCGCCGAAGAACTAGGATATACCTTTCTGCCCTGCGTGTTGGCAGGACTCAGCCGCGCTCCTCAATTTGTTACTCAACCTCAAAATCGTATTAGTCACAGTAGCGAGTTGTGGTGCGATCGCGTGGATGCAGTCATCATTCCTGAAACAGCTTGTGGAGGCAGCGCTGTGTTTAGTTTCAGCCAGTCTCAGGCCCAAATTATTGCGGTGCGGGAGAATCAAACTAAAATGCGAGTGCCGCCCTCGCAATTGGGCATCAAAGCCATTCCAGTCAACTCTTATCTGGAAGCGCTTGGTGTGTTGGTAGCGCATCGAGCAGGAATTAGCCCTATTGCTCTTCAGCCCCACATCGCACGCATCCGTCACCTTTCTACCTGA
- a CDS encoding CPBP family intramembrane glutamic endopeptidase: MANQLPQTPETETLTRVQVLIAMGVTALFLLLIAKIWQRVGAIPLLPLNWMGNSLLLGVGLGLGISTTSAIIYRFWPAYRQSANLYLELVLKPLTWPDLVWLGLLPGLSEELLFRGVMLPALGFNLTGVAISSLCFGALHLSSPKHWPYMVWAMTIGVVLGLSALITGNLLVPLAAHVVTNLISGCVWKWHSERKNSKSESG, translated from the coding sequence GTGGCAAATCAGCTCCCCCAAACTCCCGAAACCGAAACCCTGACCCGCGTGCAAGTCTTAATTGCAATGGGTGTCACAGCTCTATTTCTGCTGCTGATCGCCAAGATTTGGCAGAGAGTTGGGGCAATCCCACTTCTACCGCTCAATTGGATGGGAAACTCGCTCTTGCTAGGGGTGGGACTTGGTTTAGGCATTTCTACAACCAGCGCCATCATTTATCGCTTCTGGCCTGCTTATCGACAAAGCGCCAATCTTTATCTAGAACTCGTCCTTAAACCCTTGACCTGGCCCGATTTAGTTTGGTTAGGTCTGTTACCTGGGTTAAGCGAAGAATTGCTGTTTCGTGGCGTAATGCTACCCGCATTAGGATTTAACCTGACGGGAGTGGCTATCTCCAGCTTATGTTTTGGGGCACTACATCTGAGTAGTCCTAAGCATTGGCCCTATATGGTCTGGGCCATGACAATTGGGGTGGTATTAGGACTCAGTGCCTTGATTACAGGGAATTTGCTTGTGCCTTTAGCGGCTCATGTTGTCACTAATTTAATTTCTGGCTGTGTCTGGAAGTGGCACAGTGAGAGGAAAAATTCAAAATCTGAGTCCGGCTAA
- a CDS encoding MFS transporter, whose product MFHNIGIARELFQGQFWIAQVPVGGGVTTAEEAALVFSGPQFFVALIAGLVLAFAIQLVLTNLSVAAGISYLGHQSDDHHSSNSSHKDSGSLGGTIRKVGTALGLWTLVTVTIALFVACLLAVKLSLIESAVLGAIVGLVIWGAYFTLLVWVSSTTVGSLIGSVVNTATSGFQAVLGTATAAIAGKSASDQVVATAEAAAAAVRREFTVGMDPVSIRESIEDYLDRLKPTELDISRIRGEFENLVNTPELKSLAQSAGGVGESLRDRLSHIDRQTFVNLVSSRTDLSKRDINRIVDQLEGVWQQVLSQQGQQDLMGQLRDYLSSARPENLRSNDLSSKLDQLIAEVRRSNQGGSQQQQTPGLIERATQLGMTALTGTVLGRTDLSDLDVEKVMGQLQGFKDKLGEQANKVGSQVADKAPVPFNPIRADIENYVLNSYAWHLNRETIKYEFRNVLHDPEADPNAVKRQLEQFNRSYFVDLLTQRGDLSPARVGDIADQLEGIRQEILATVTLAADQEESQDLRSRVENYLRSTDKAELSPEGIERDFQTLLEDPEAGSEELRDRLSHFDHDTLVQLLAQRQDLSQEEADRIVSQLESTRDRVLGSAQSVQDQAQSKATELRQRLESYLQNTGRSELNPEGIKRDLQTLLDDPQAGFRALRWRFSAVDRDTFVKLLAQRPDVSEEEASQIFDQVESNWYNLTHAPQIAVDKTKEQYDKTTTAIADYLRSTNLQELDPVGIQRDLQTLLNDPKEGTLALRRRLSQVDRETLVRLLSQRQDMTEEQANRVVDQMQEAIRSIVRAPRRLAARTQEQVRDFQANLQNYLRNTDKEELNPDGIKRDLQLLLRDPRAGLGNLGDRLSHVDRSTIVALLSQRSDMTEAEANRIVDQVLSVREQVQAQIQNVQNQIQSVIDGIFARIRNYLNSLDRPELNYEGIKRDLRTVFDDPQAGFDALRSRLGQFDRGTLVALLSSREDISEADANRIVDQIEGARNSVLQRAERIQHEAQRRLEDMKRQAQHQAEETRKAAASAAWWLFGTAAVSALASAVAGALAVG is encoded by the coding sequence ATGTTTCACAATATAGGAATTGCACGGGAATTATTCCAGGGGCAATTCTGGATCGCACAAGTGCCCGTGGGTGGAGGAGTTACCACTGCCGAGGAAGCTGCACTTGTCTTTTCAGGCCCCCAATTTTTTGTAGCTTTGATCGCAGGGCTAGTCCTAGCTTTTGCCATTCAATTAGTTTTAACCAATCTTTCTGTCGCCGCCGGAATTTCTTATTTAGGGCACCAGTCTGACGACCACCACTCCAGCAACTCTAGCCATAAAGACTCAGGTAGCCTGGGTGGTACGATCCGCAAGGTTGGTACGGCTCTAGGGCTGTGGACGTTGGTGACGGTTACTATTGCTCTGTTCGTTGCTTGCTTACTCGCTGTTAAGCTGAGCTTGATTGAAAGCGCTGTCCTAGGCGCGATCGTGGGCTTGGTGATTTGGGGGGCTTACTTCACCCTGTTGGTGTGGGTCAGTTCTACCACAGTTGGTTCCCTAATCGGTTCAGTGGTGAACACGGCTACTTCAGGGTTTCAAGCCGTTCTCGGTACTGCAACTGCCGCGATCGCAGGTAAATCTGCCAGCGACCAAGTGGTGGCAACCGCAGAAGCCGCAGCCGCAGCCGTGCGCCGGGAATTCACCGTAGGCATGGACCCAGTTAGTATTCGTGAAAGCATTGAAGACTATCTCGATCGTTTGAAGCCAACTGAGTTGGATATTTCGCGGATTCGGGGCGAGTTCGAAAACTTGGTGAATACCCCAGAGTTAAAGTCTTTAGCTCAGAGTGCGGGTGGTGTGGGAGAATCTCTCCGCGATCGCCTCAGCCACATCGATCGGCAAACCTTTGTCAATTTAGTTAGCAGCCGTACCGATCTCTCCAAGCGCGACATCAACCGGATCGTAGATCAGTTGGAAGGTGTATGGCAGCAAGTCCTGAGCCAACAAGGGCAGCAAGACCTGATGGGGCAATTACGGGACTATCTGTCTTCAGCTCGGCCAGAAAACTTGCGCTCCAATGACCTGAGCAGCAAACTAGACCAACTGATTGCTGAAGTTCGCCGTTCCAACCAAGGCGGGAGTCAACAACAGCAAACGCCTGGTTTGATCGAGCGAGCCACTCAGTTAGGCATGACCGCTCTTACTGGTACGGTCTTGGGCCGCACTGACCTTTCCGATTTAGATGTGGAAAAGGTGATGGGTCAGTTGCAAGGTTTCAAAGACAAGTTGGGAGAGCAAGCCAACAAAGTGGGTAGCCAAGTCGCTGATAAAGCTCCCGTACCCTTTAACCCCATCCGGGCTGATATCGAAAACTACGTGCTCAATTCTTATGCTTGGCATCTGAACCGAGAAACAATTAAGTACGAATTCCGCAACGTCCTCCACGATCCAGAAGCTGACCCCAATGCGGTGAAGCGGCAACTAGAGCAATTTAACCGCAGCTACTTTGTGGATTTACTCACACAGCGCGGTGATCTCTCCCCCGCTAGAGTTGGAGACATTGCTGACCAACTGGAAGGGATTCGTCAGGAAATTCTGGCTACGGTTACGCTGGCAGCCGACCAGGAAGAATCGCAAGATCTCCGCAGCCGAGTTGAGAATTATCTGCGCTCCACGGACAAAGCTGAACTTAGCCCTGAAGGCATTGAGCGAGACTTCCAGACCTTACTCGAAGATCCGGAAGCGGGTTCTGAAGAACTGCGCGATCGCCTGAGCCATTTTGATCACGATACCTTAGTGCAGTTACTCGCTCAGCGCCAAGACCTCAGCCAAGAAGAAGCCGATCGCATTGTTAGCCAACTGGAAAGCACCCGCGATCGCGTTTTAGGTTCAGCACAGTCTGTCCAAGACCAAGCGCAATCAAAAGCGACTGAGTTACGGCAACGCCTAGAGTCTTACCTGCAAAATACGGGCCGTTCTGAACTGAACCCCGAAGGTATCAAGCGCGATCTGCAAACCTTGCTCGATGATCCCCAAGCTGGATTTAGAGCCTTGCGTTGGCGCTTCTCGGCAGTCGATCGCGATACCTTTGTCAAATTGTTAGCTCAGCGTCCTGATGTTAGCGAAGAAGAAGCTAGCCAGATCTTTGACCAAGTCGAAAGCAACTGGTACAACCTGACCCATGCACCCCAGATTGCTGTAGACAAGACCAAAGAGCAATACGACAAAACTACCACTGCGATCGCTGACTACTTGCGGAGTACCAACTTGCAAGAACTCGATCCAGTCGGTATCCAGCGCGACTTGCAAACGCTGCTAAATGACCCTAAAGAGGGGACTTTGGCTCTGAGAAGACGCTTGTCTCAAGTCGATCGGGAAACGCTAGTGCGGTTGCTTAGCCAGCGTCAAGATATGACCGAAGAGCAAGCTAACCGTGTTGTGGATCAGATGCAAGAGGCGATCCGGAGCATTGTGAGAGCCCCGCGTCGCTTGGCAGCACGAACCCAGGAGCAAGTCCGGGATTTCCAAGCCAATCTGCAAAACTATCTACGCAACACCGATAAAGAAGAACTAAATCCAGACGGCATTAAACGCGATTTGCAGTTGCTACTCCGTGACCCACGGGCTGGTTTAGGTAACTTGGGCGATCGCCTCTCCCACGTGGATCGCTCGACCATTGTGGCTCTGTTGTCTCAGCGCTCTGACATGACAGAGGCAGAGGCCAACCGCATCGTGGATCAAGTTCTTTCCGTCCGGGAGCAAGTGCAAGCGCAAATCCAGAACGTTCAGAACCAGATTCAGTCGGTGATCGACGGTATCTTTGCCCGTATCCGCAATTACTTGAACTCGTTGGATCGCCCAGAGCTGAACTACGAAGGCATCAAGCGCGATTTACGCACCGTGTTTGATGATCCTCAAGCCGGATTTGATGCCTTACGGTCTCGTCTGGGCCAGTTCGATCGCGGTACCTTGGTGGCACTGCTCAGTTCCCGCGAAGACATCTCGGAAGCAGATGCCAACCGCATCGTTGACCAGATTGAAGGAGCCAGAAATAGCGTCCTCCAACGGGCTGAGCGCATCCAACACGAAGCTCAGCGTCGTCTAGAAGATATGAAACGACAGGCGCAGCATCAAGCCGAAGAAACCCGTAAAGCGGCTGCTAGCGCTGCTTGGTGGTTATTTGGTACCGCTGCTGTTTCAGCCTTGGCCTCTGCCGTTGCTGGTGCACTCGCCGTCGGTTAA
- the purN gene encoding phosphoribosylglycinamide formyltransferase has protein sequence MTSHSVVPASSLDSTPSLISPILVASPSTIPAAAPLKLGVMASGSGSNFEAIAQAIADGQLNATIQVLICNNPNAKALERAEGWGTPCVLLDHRTFSSREDLDRQIADTLKQHGVEWVIMAGWMRRVTQVLIDAFPDQMLNIHPSLLPSFPGIRAVEQALQAGVKISGCTVHYVHLEVDSGPIVMQAAVPILAEDTPEMLQARIQVQEHRIFPPAIALAAAQKAGMAPTTFFSTAASQKVS, from the coding sequence ATGACTTCTCACTCTGTGGTGCCTGCTTCCAGTCTGGATTCTACCCCTAGCCTCATTTCACCGATTCTCGTTGCTTCTCCATCCACTATCCCTGCGGCGGCTCCTTTAAAGCTAGGTGTGATGGCTTCGGGTTCCGGTAGCAACTTTGAGGCGATCGCTCAAGCTATTGCGGATGGGCAGCTCAATGCCACTATTCAAGTTTTGATCTGTAATAATCCCAATGCCAAGGCATTAGAGCGGGCAGAGGGTTGGGGCACTCCCTGTGTTTTGTTAGATCACCGCACCTTTTCGTCTCGCGAAGACCTCGATCGCCAAATTGCGGATACTTTGAAGCAGCATGGTGTGGAATGGGTGATTATGGCGGGTTGGATGCGGCGGGTGACGCAAGTGCTAATTGACGCCTTCCCCGACCAAATGCTGAACATTCATCCCAGCTTATTGCCCAGTTTTCCGGGCATTCGCGCGGTAGAACAAGCGTTACAGGCAGGGGTAAAGATCTCTGGCTGTACTGTGCATTACGTGCATTTAGAAGTGGATAGTGGCCCGATTGTGATGCAAGCAGCGGTGCCTATCTTAGCCGAAGATACTCCAGAGATGCTGCAAGCTCGGATTCAAGTGCAAGAACATCGAATTTTTCCTCCGGCGATCGCTCTAGCGGCAGCCCAGAAGGCAGGGATGGCACCCACCACATTTTTTTCGACCGCAGCGAGTCAGAAGGTTTCGTGA
- a CDS encoding carbohydrate ABC transporter permease translates to MSLWSFRRQSHRDRPPRPEGNQESAIAAWLFLAPALLLLSIFVLGPIVYLIYLSFTAGSFTRTGPHWIGFSNYWRLFLNPDFWQVLGNTLYFTIATVIPSLVISLGLAVLLNRAFALQGLFRAAYFIPSITSLVAVGLGFRWLFQTEGPINTLLGAIGLEPIAWLGSTTWAMPVLILLSIWKQLGFNMVVFLAGLQTIPVSRYEAAELDGADAWQQFWHITLPGLQPTLVFAAITTVIFTLRSFEQVYVITEGGPLNSTNLLVYYIYEQAFAQFDFGYAAAAATVLLGATLVLVYLQLQTWSE, encoded by the coding sequence ATGTCTCTGTGGTCATTTCGTCGCCAATCTCATCGTGACCGCCCTCCTAGACCTGAAGGAAATCAGGAAAGTGCGATCGCTGCTTGGTTGTTCTTAGCACCTGCGTTATTGCTCCTCAGCATCTTTGTGCTAGGGCCAATTGTTTATTTAATCTATCTCAGTTTTACAGCAGGGAGTTTTACTCGCACTGGTCCTCATTGGATTGGTTTCAGCAACTATTGGCGCTTGTTCCTCAACCCAGATTTTTGGCAAGTTTTAGGAAATACCCTCTACTTCACGATAGCCACGGTGATTCCTAGCCTCGTCATCTCTTTGGGATTAGCAGTGCTACTCAATCGCGCCTTTGCTTTACAAGGACTGTTCCGGGCTGCTTATTTCATTCCTTCCATTACTTCGTTGGTGGCGGTGGGGCTAGGGTTCCGGTGGCTGTTTCAAACGGAAGGCCCGATCAATACTTTGCTAGGAGCGATCGGGCTAGAACCGATCGCTTGGCTGGGCAGTACGACTTGGGCCATGCCTGTACTGATTTTATTGAGTATCTGGAAGCAGCTCGGCTTTAATATGGTGGTGTTTTTGGCAGGGTTGCAAACTATTCCAGTCAGTCGCTATGAAGCGGCAGAACTGGACGGGGCTGATGCTTGGCAACAGTTTTGGCATATCACGCTACCCGGATTGCAACCTACACTAGTGTTTGCCGCCATCACCACAGTGATCTTCACGCTACGGAGTTTCGAGCAGGTGTATGTGATCACGGAAGGTGGGCCACTCAACTCCACCAACTTGTTGGTTTATTACATTTATGAGCAAGCGTTTGCTCAATTTGATTTTGGCTATGCCGCCGCCGCCGCTACGGTTCTGTTAGGAGCAACCTTAGTGTTGGTTTATTTGCAGTTGCAAACTTGGAGCGAATAG
- a CDS encoding DUF981 domain-containing protein, translating to MINYITLMLINLVAGLVLLACFVYEGLDGPNPKRWVPGFGMVGAIALSTGFHMIWHWPIRGSYNIAFGETTVLFGILFVGASLALALGWDLLPVAIYAFFAGVTAIVIGIRIIDLAMTRRPLISGLGFILTGLGGVCAAPALYWQTNRAFRLAGVGVLAIAAAIWAFTGYMAYWGHLEGSSNWVPPGMQ from the coding sequence TTGATTAACTACATCACGTTGATGCTAATTAACCTGGTGGCAGGACTGGTTTTACTAGCTTGCTTTGTTTACGAAGGCTTGGATGGCCCCAACCCCAAACGCTGGGTTCCTGGATTCGGCATGGTTGGCGCAATCGCCCTTTCTACCGGATTCCACATGATTTGGCACTGGCCGATTCGCGGCAGCTACAACATTGCCTTTGGTGAAACCACGGTTTTATTTGGCATTTTGTTTGTGGGCGCTTCTTTAGCCTTAGCTTTAGGCTGGGATCTTCTCCCTGTAGCGATTTACGCCTTCTTTGCAGGAGTCACCGCGATCGTCATTGGTATCCGCATCATCGACTTAGCAATGACTCGTCGCCCGTTGATTTCTGGATTGGGCTTTATTCTGACTGGTTTGGGTGGGGTTTGTGCTGCTCCTGCTCTGTATTGGCAAACCAACCGGGCATTTCGTTTAGCTGGGGTTGGGGTACTGGCGATCGCGGCAGCAATCTGGGCATTTACAGGGTACATGGCCTATTGGGGCCATTTGGAAGGCTCCAGTAATTGGGTACCTCCTGGGATGCAGTAA
- a CDS encoding heavy-metal-associated domain-containing protein, giving the protein MSIQFKVPSMACSACVDTITQAVKQVDDSAAIAADPKTKVVQVETQASEATVKQAIEAAGYPVG; this is encoded by the coding sequence ATGTCTATTCAGTTCAAAGTTCCTAGCATGGCTTGTAGTGCTTGTGTCGATACCATTACTCAAGCGGTCAAACAGGTTGATGACTCAGCCGCGATCGCAGCTGATCCCAAGACAAAAGTAGTCCAGGTGGAAACGCAAGCTTCAGAGGCAACCGTTAAACAGGCGATCGAGGCTGCGGGATATCCTGTTGGCTAG
- a CDS encoding four-helix bundle copper-binding protein: MTYHQYQAFLDAINHCALECQASAEIQPSDLAECASLCQDCADLCWICAATLMNHGPRFVVLIAQACVDLADVCARECEKYSDERLQKCALACENVISEYRQIAVFLFLQEKSQPLPGHQGSSLRFATVGS; encoded by the coding sequence ATGACTTATCACCAATATCAAGCTTTTTTAGATGCAATTAATCATTGCGCTTTGGAATGTCAAGCTTCTGCGGAAATTCAGCCATCTGACTTAGCGGAATGTGCGAGTCTTTGCCAGGACTGTGCTGACCTTTGTTGGATCTGTGCCGCCACGTTGATGAATCATGGTCCCCGTTTTGTAGTTCTCATTGCTCAAGCCTGTGTTGATTTGGCTGATGTCTGCGCTAGAGAGTGCGAAAAGTACTCAGACGAACGTCTGCAAAAATGTGCGCTCGCTTGCGAAAATGTGATTTCGGAGTACCGTCAAATTGCTGTTTTCCTCTTCTTACAAGAGAAGAGTCAGCCTCTACCAGGACATCAAGGTTCTAGCCTCCGGTTTGCTACGGTGGGAAGCTAG
- the accB gene encoding acetyl-CoA carboxylase biotin carboxyl carrier protein, which yields MQLNFEELRNLLVTLGQTDIGELTIKSADFELTVRKGVQVTGQVTAIEPTVAGSGGVPSVELTPPVTAASTLSLSAPESRAASAAPGPAASTTASSLVPSVDKSKWLDVTSPMVGTFYRSPAPDEPPFVDMGDRIRNGQTVCIIEAMKLMNELEAEVSGEVVEILVQNGEPVEYGQVLMRVNPG from the coding sequence GTGCAATTGAATTTTGAAGAACTCCGCAACCTACTAGTCACTCTGGGCCAGACTGATATTGGCGAGTTGACAATTAAAAGTGCTGACTTTGAACTGACTGTCCGCAAGGGGGTTCAAGTTACTGGTCAAGTGACGGCTATCGAGCCCACGGTTGCTGGTAGTGGTGGTGTTCCTAGTGTTGAATTGACCCCACCCGTTACTGCTGCAAGTACCCTCTCTCTATCTGCACCAGAGTCTCGTGCGGCATCGGCTGCGCCAGGACCTGCTGCGTCCACTACGGCTAGCTCTTTGGTGCCCTCTGTCGATAAGAGTAAGTGGTTAGATGTCACTTCACCGATGGTTGGTACGTTCTACCGCTCTCCTGCACCAGATGAACCTCCCTTTGTGGATATGGGCGATCGCATTCGGAATGGTCAAACTGTGTGCATTATCGAAGCCATGAAGCTGATGAACGAGCTAGAGGCAGAGGTGAGCGGCGAAGTGGTGGAAATCTTAGTTCAGAATGGCGAGCCAGTAGAGTACGGACAGGTGTTAATGCGAGTTAATCCTGGCTAA
- the efp gene encoding elongation factor P, translated as MISSNEFRPGVTIELDGNVWRVVEFLHVKPGKGSAFVRTKLKNAQNGSVVERTFRAGEVVPQANLEKSTMQHTYKDGEDFVFMDMETYEEGRLSASQIGDRVKYLKEGMEVNVVRWGTQVLEVELPNSVVLEVTQADPGVKGDTATGGTKPAIVETGAQVMVPLFITIGERIKIDTRNDTYLGREKD; from the coding sequence ATGATCTCCAGTAACGAATTTCGACCCGGCGTCACAATTGAATTGGATGGCAACGTGTGGCGAGTTGTGGAATTTCTCCATGTCAAACCCGGTAAAGGATCTGCCTTCGTTCGTACCAAACTGAAGAACGCTCAAAATGGCAGCGTGGTAGAAAGAACCTTCCGGGCTGGGGAGGTTGTGCCGCAGGCCAATTTGGAAAAGAGCACTATGCAACACACCTATAAAGATGGCGAAGATTTCGTCTTTATGGATATGGAAACTTATGAAGAAGGCCGCTTAAGCGCTTCCCAGATTGGCGATCGCGTGAAGTACCTCAAAGAAGGGATGGAAGTCAATGTGGTGCGCTGGGGTACTCAAGTTCTGGAAGTAGAACTGCCTAACTCCGTGGTTCTGGAAGTCACTCAAGCTGATCCGGGTGTTAAGGGTGACACCGCCACGGGTGGTACTAAGCCCGCCATTGTCGAAACAGGTGCTCAAGTCATGGTGCCCCTCTTCATTACGATTGGAGAGCGCATCAAGATCGATACTCGCAACGATACCTATCTAGGTCGCGAAAAAGACTAA
- a CDS encoding peptidylprolyl isomerase: protein MTLSISFSPVAWAADRVSRLPAGNAITDGKVLLRYALPIDNKDIRNVQTSLEDITTQLRANRRWGAISRDASKAASILQKNQAALLASIPPDQQQQAEALIAEMQQEVADLQAAAEAKDKEQIRQKQAELLDHVSELEEAMVQGFPFEVPAEYSNLPQLKGRATVAVETSKGPLTVVVDGYSAPVTAGNFIDLVQRNFYNGLEFTRAEDSYVLQIGDPPGPEEGFVDPATGKYRAVPLEVLVQGDDAPTYGITLEDAGRYKDLPVLPFSAFGALALARPGEDPNGGSSQFFFFLFEPELTPAGLNLLDGRYAIFGYVTEGKAVLDELKAGDKIISAKVVKGAENLIQPKAA, encoded by the coding sequence ATGACACTGTCTATAAGCTTTAGTCCAGTCGCATGGGCTGCCGATCGCGTAAGCCGATTGCCTGCTGGGAACGCAATCACAGATGGCAAGGTGTTGTTGCGCTATGCCTTGCCCATCGATAACAAAGATATTAGAAACGTTCAAACCAGCCTTGAAGACATTACCACCCAACTTCGGGCCAATCGGCGCTGGGGAGCTATTTCTAGAGATGCGAGCAAAGCAGCTTCTATTTTGCAGAAAAACCAAGCCGCTCTATTAGCCAGTATTCCTCCTGACCAGCAGCAGCAAGCCGAGGCGCTGATTGCGGAGATGCAGCAAGAGGTTGCTGATCTGCAAGCGGCGGCTGAAGCCAAAGACAAGGAGCAAATTCGTCAAAAACAAGCTGAACTACTCGACCATGTAAGCGAGTTGGAAGAAGCGATGGTACAAGGATTTCCCTTTGAAGTACCCGCCGAGTACAGCAACCTGCCGCAGTTGAAAGGCCGCGCCACAGTAGCTGTGGAGACGAGCAAAGGGCCTTTAACGGTGGTTGTAGATGGCTACAGTGCTCCTGTAACTGCTGGCAACTTCATTGATTTGGTTCAGCGCAATTTCTACAACGGTTTAGAATTTACCCGCGCTGAAGATTCTTATGTGCTGCAAATCGGTGATCCACCTGGACCCGAAGAAGGTTTTGTTGATCCCGCAACGGGCAAGTACCGCGCGGTTCCCCTAGAAGTCTTGGTTCAAGGCGATGATGCCCCCACCTATGGCATTACCTTAGAAGATGCAGGTCGCTACAAAGATCTGCCAGTCCTGCCTTTTTCAGCTTTTGGGGCACTGGCCTTAGCTCGCCCAGGAGAAGATCCGAATGGTGGTTCGTCGCAATTCTTCTTCTTTTTGTTTGAGCCAGAACTCACACCCGCTGGCTTGAATTTGTTGGATGGTCGTTATGCCATTTTTGGCTACGTTACCGAAGGTAAAGCTGTTTTAGACGAACTCAAAGCGGGCGACAAAATTATCTCGGCCAAGGTCGTCAAGGGCGCAGAGAATCTAATTCAGCCAAAAGCTGCTTAA